CGGCTATCTTTTGACCAGCTGGTCTTTGAAACCTGTAACCCGGATCACGCGGGAGGTGGCGGCTCTTGGTTTCACGGATAACTTCGATCGCCGTTTGAAACTCCCCTCGGCGGAAGATGAATTGCGTCTTCTCGTTCGCACGTTCAACGAGATGCTCGGCCGCATTGAAGATGCCTTTGGCCGTTTACGCCGCTTTGCAGGCGACGTCAGTCATGAACTTCGCACGCCTATTGCCGTTCTGCGGGGTGAGGCTGAGCTGGCTTTGCGTCGCGAAAGATCCCCTGAAGATTATAAAAATTCCATGCGCACCATCGTCCACGAAGCCGAGCAGATGTCAGCGATTGTCGAGAATCTTTTGCTTCTGGCGCGGGCACAGGGCGAGGCCATCCAGATCAGTCTGGAAGAGGTAGGCCTTGAACGTTTCGTGGAAGAGCTGAAGCAATCGGTCGCCAAGAATTTTGAAGAGAAGCAGGTCACCCTTGCCGTGGATACCAGCGAGTGCCAGGATAAAACCGCGCAGATGGCTTCCGGGTATGTGACCCTCGCGTTGAAAAACATTCTTTTGAATGCGTGCAAGCATTCCAGCCCCGGTCAAACTGTGGAATTCAAGGTGCATGACAAGGTCAACGAATGGCACTTTGAAATTCGCGATTATGGGGAAGGAATTGCCAAAGAGGCCCTGCCTTATATCTTCGATCTTTTCTATCGAGCGGACACCGCGCGGAATCGTTCCACCGGCGGCGTGGGCATTGGTCTGAGTCTTGCGAAAGCTCTTGTTTCGCTGCATAACGGGCGTATTGAAGTGACATCGGAAGCGAAGCAGGGCGCGACTTTCACTGTTATCCTTCCGCGCAAAGTGGAAACGCCTGAAAAGAAACCGCAGCATCGTCCCATGGCGCAGCGTATTCGCAGCTGGAAACGCTGCGGCTGGTTCCGGCGGCGTCTGCCTTCATGAGGCGCGCAGATCGTCGGCCAGGACT
Above is a window of Oligoflexus sp. DNA encoding:
- a CDS encoding HAMP domain-containing sensor histidine kinase, which translates into the protein MLSRIPIRIRLSVGHAIWMALIFVAIGIGVSKVVEDSVMQSLDATLLTSAKTLRDAQHSQQQRLSMIHDPLYWESLVDEFLGGRRYVRAYAQLIDPSGKIRARTSNIRVNLAVSTAALERAKMGQETYETYRMASGGSLRQLTLPVMRHGQFTGDLIQVAASMSASLNNISNARMMVLITLGLGFVVSLVFGYLLTSWSLKPVTRITREVAALGFTDNFDRRLKLPSAEDELRLLVRTFNEMLGRIEDAFGRLRRFAGDVSHELRTPIAVLRGEAELALRRERSPEDYKNSMRTIVHEAEQMSAIVENLLLLARAQGEAIQISLEEVGLERFVEELKQSVAKNFEEKQVTLAVDTSECQDKTAQMASGYVTLALKNILLNACKHSSPGQTVEFKVHDKVNEWHFEIRDYGEGIAKEALPYIFDLFYRADTARNRSTGGVGIGLSLAKALVSLHNGRIEVTSEAKQGATFTVILPRKVETPEKKPQHRPMAQRIRSWKRCGWFRRRLPS